From Astyanax mexicanus isolate ESR-SI-001 chromosome 11, AstMex3_surface, whole genome shotgun sequence, the proteins below share one genomic window:
- the si:ch211-67e16.4 gene encoding uncharacterized protein si:ch211-67e16.4 isoform X2 — protein sequence MDVNLTISLMRGQMGVVIEKAVNAAVETVLGEMIRVVSLKFEEFRKEMNAKEKENENIRNMLEVSRCQMKTMRRYVNALTAREDRQALLSHRPDRPVVLQFESGRVRAAHHSRDHLMPPRRAPATSVNHNPPPCVEVQNTVQNTAAKSAHVAENTWEKTVPVSRPQTMPQPLVQPAETFINPPENYSEGETSAPKMHMGSLKGENSAAAMLESEGLVAESNDPLWGQTPPATSEVEHTDTVDSGMLPVTDNNEGFSTATAICGGSPPFKIKQEEGEVEIVHVKEEPVEAANSECAQLELCQQAVEAGPSISLDLPLAQQCHQLSMPSITDPGFLGVDPSTCSHESMMVMEYWIRSHDKRLKNAERTRRYRAKLNADPVKREAMLEHKRQQYQEKKAHGEIMSSKFLPLEKRLKLQQKWAAAKRRQRRKTTAEHVGLETL from the exons ATGGATGTGAATCTAACGATCTCTCTAATGAGGGGACAGATGGGTGTAGTTATAGAGAAGGCGGTGAACGCCGCGGTGGAGACCGTGCTGGGCGAGATGATCCGAGTGGTCAGCCTGAAATTCGAGGAGTTTAGGAAGGAGATGAACGCCAAAGAGAAGGAGAACGAGAACATCAGGAACATGCTGGAGGTGTCGCGGTGTCAGATGAAGACCATGCGGAGATATGTGAACGCGCTGACGGCTCGAGAGGACCGGCAGGCTCTGCTCAGTCACAGACCGGACAGACCCGTGGTGCTTCAGTTCGAGTCGGGCAGGGTCAGGGCTGCTCACCACAGCAGAGACCACCTTATGCCTCCGAGAAGAGCCCCAGCGACCAGTGTTAACCATAACCCTCCCCCCTGTGTTGAAGTGCAgaatacagtacagaatacagCCGCAAAATCGGCTCATGTCGCAGAGAACACATGGGAGAAGACCGTGCCTGTGTCTCGACCTCAAACCATGCCTCAACCACTCGTCCAACCCGCCGAGACCTTCATCAACCCTCCTGAGAACTACAGCGAGGGAGAGACCAGTGCACCAAAGATGCACATGGGCTCTCTGAAAG GAGAGAACTCAGCTGCTGCCATGTTGGAAAGTGAAGGTCTAGTGGCAGAAAGCAATGATCCCCTGTGGGGTCAAACACCTCCAGCTACTTCTGAGGTGGAGCACACAGACACTGTGGACTCTGGCATGCTCCCTGTTACCGACAACAATGAAGGATTTAGCACAGCTACAGCGATCTGTGGAGGGTCTCCGCCTTTCAAAATTAAACAAGAAGAAGGAGAGGTTGAAATCGTCCATGTGAAGGAGGAGCCAGTGGAAGCAGCCAATTCTGAATGTGCTCAGCTAGAGCTCTGTCAGCAAGCTGTAGAAGCAGGACCTAGTATTTCCCTAGATCTGCCTTTGGCCCAGCAGTGTCACCAGCTCTCTATGCCTTCTATTACGGATCCAGGCTTTCTGGGAGTGGACCCTAGTACAT GTTCCCATGAATCAATGATGGTTATGGAGTACTGGATCAGAAGCCATG acAAACGACTGAAAAATGCTGAGCGAACCAGGAGATACAGAGCGAAATTAAATGCAGATCCTGTTAAGAGGGAAGCCATGCTGGAGCACAAACGGCAACA GTACCAGGAAAAAAAAGCACACGGAGAGATAATGTCCAGTAAATTTCTTCCCTTGGAAAAGCGGTTAAAACTGCAACAGAAATGGGCAGCAGCCAAACGACGGCAACGGCGAAAAACTACAGCAGAGCATGTTGGACTAGAGACACTTTAG